TAGGGATTAGAGGTAGGCAAATCCGCCTCTATCTATTCTGAGAGGTTAAGAGGACCCAATTAAGGGGAACTAACTAATCCTACACTGCCAAGAAAAGCCTCTAGCAAGAAGCGCGGTGCCCGTACCGTAAACCGACACAGGTAGGTGAGGAGAGAATCCTAAGGCGCTCGGGAGAACCTTCGTTAAGGAACTCGGCAAAATGACCCCGTAACTTCGGGAGAAGGGGTGCCTCGATATTGTGAAGTACATTCGTACTGAGCGAGAGGAGGCCGCAGTGAATAGGCCCAAGCGACTGTTTATCAAAAACACAGGTCTCTGCTAAATCGAAAGATGAAGTATAGGGGCTGACGCCTGCCCGGTGCTGGAAGGTTAAGGGAACGTGTTAGCGCAAGCAAAGCATTGAACCGAAGCCCCAGTAAACGGCGGCCGTAACTATAACGGTCCTAAGGTAGCGAAATTCCTTGTCGGGTAAGTTCCGACCCGCACGAAAGGCGCAACGACTTGGGCGCTGTCTCAACGAAGGACCCGGTGAAATTGTAGTACCTGTGAAGATGCAGGTTACCCGCGACAAGACGGAAAGACCCCGTGGAGCTTTACTGTAGCCTGATATTGGATTTTGGCATTTACTGTACAGCATAGGTGGGAGGCTGAGAATAGAGGACGCTAGTTTTCTAGGAGCCTAAAGTGGGATACCACCCTGTGAATGTTGGAATTCTAACTAGAAGCCGTAATCCGGTTTTAGGACAGTGTCAGGTGGGCAGTTTGACTGGGGCGGTCGCCTCCCAAAGAGTAACGGAGGCGCCCCAAGGTCTCCTCAGAATGGTTGGAAATCATTCGTAGAGTGCAAAGGCATAAGGAGGCTTGACTGCGAGACTTACAAGTCGAGCAGGGACGAAAGTCGGGCTTAGTGACCCGGCGGTACCGAGTGGAAGGGCCGTCGCTCAACGGATAAAAGCTACCCCGGGGATAACAGGCTTATCTCCCCCAAGAGTTCACATCGACGGGGAGGTTTGGCACCTCGATGTCGGCTCATCGCATCCTGGGGCTGTAGTAGGTCCCAAGGGTTGGGCTGTTCGCCCATTAAAGCGGTACGCGAGCTGGGTTCAGAACGTCGTGAGACAGTTCGGTCCCTATCTGTCGCGGGCGCAGGAAGTTTGAGAGGATCTGTCCTTAGTACGAGAGGACCGGGATGGACGAACCTCTAGTGTACCAGTTGTCACGCCAGTGGCAGTGCTGGGTAGCTAAGTTCGGCACGGATAAGCGCTGAAAGCATCTAAGCGCGAAGCCACCTTCAAGATAAGACTTCCCAACTTGTAAAAGTGTAAGACTCCAGATAGACTATCTGGTAGATAGGCCGGGGGTGTACAGGTAGTAATACCTTTAGCTGACCGGTACTAATAAGTCGAGGACTTGACCAACTTAGTTTAGATAATGACTTAGTTTTCTTTCCTTATGGTAATTTGAATCCAGTGACCATAGCGAAGAGGTCCCACCGGTTCCCATCTCGAACACCGAAGTTAAGCTCTTCAGCGCCGATGGTACTTGGGGTCTACCCCCTGGAAGAGTAGGACGTCGCTGGGTACTTTAAAACACCTAACCATATTCTTTGGTTAGGTGTTTTTTAACGTTTTCAGTATGAGTAGTAAAACCAATTCTTTTCAGTGTTATTTTATAATACTATATTTTGTTTTATGACTGACTTCTTCGAATAGAGTTATTACAGTTTTGGGGTCATTTCTACGTTGAATATAATAACTCTATTCTTAGTTTCTTGATTTTTATGTATTTTTTTAATTGATAAAACTCTTTTACTATTTCCGTTACAATGTCTTTTTAACTTTTATTAAACCGATACATTGGTTGTTCATTGAACATTTTTCCACCACTTTTTGTATATTTATAAAGATAGCCCCTTATTGTTATAAATAGTACTTGATAAATTTCTACTTTAACATAAGGGGCTATTCTTTTTTATTTTTTTTCCACACTGTTTTCTTTAAATGGACATTATTTAAGCAAATGGTATATGTACGCTAATCTTGTTGTTCGGACTACCACTAACATCTATGTACCAAATTTTATAAAACATTTGACAAAAACAAGGGTGGAATGCCAATTTATGACAGAGAATAGTGAAATTTAGTTTTTAATTAAAAGGAAAAAGATTAGATGATATGAGTGAAATCTAATAAAGTATTATATCTTAAAGCATATGCGAGTATGTCTGACTATATTTGACTATTATTATCTCTAACGGTTATATATACTATCAACTCTATTAGAGTGTGGTTTATTGCTATAGAACCCATCTGACTATCTTTGACCATTTATATACCGCTGTGATAGTATTAACTAGTGTGATTACATAAGAAAAGATGAGGAGGCAGGATCATTGTCTAATAAGTTAGTGGTAAAAAACTTATATAAAATTTTTGGCAAGAAGCCCCATAGAGGGGTAAAGCTTATTGAACAAGGAAAATCCAAAGAAGAAATTTTAAGAGAAAATAGATTGACTGTGGCTGTAAACAATGCAAACTTTTCTGTAAAAAAAGGGGAAGTATTTGTTATTATGGGATTGTCTGGAAGTGGTAAATCTACACTGGTACGGTGCTTAAATAGACTTTTAGAGCCAACTGATGGTGAGGTTCTTTTGGATGGTAAAGATATATCTAAGTTAAGTCCAGCAGAACTCAGGGAAATCCGCAGAAAGTCTATGAGCATGGTATTTCAAAACTTTGCTCTTTTACCATCTAGAACGGTGTTAGCAAATGTAGAGTATGGTTTGGAAGTCCAAAACATCCCTAAAGAAGAGAGAGAAAGCAAGGCGTTAAAAGCTTTGAAGCAGGTAGGATTATCAGGTTATGAGCATAATCTACCTAGCCAACTAAGTGGGGGTATGCAACAAAGGGTTGGTCTTGCAAGGGCTCTAGCAAATGACCCTGATATTTTACTTATGGATGAAGCGTTTAGTGCGTTAGATCCATTGATTCGTGCAGACATGCAGGATGAGTTACTTGAACTTCAAGAAGAGATGCAAAAAACTATCATATTTATTACCCACGATTTAGATGAAGCTCTAAAAATAGGTGATAGAATATTGTTAATGAAAGATGGAAAATCAGTGCAAGTAGGGACGGCAGAAGAAATATTGTCCAATCCAGCCAACGATTATGTCAGACGTTTTGTTCAAGGTGTTAATAGAAGTGAGATATTAACAGCTGCTGATGTTATGGCAAAACCATTTACAACAGTTGGCGGCACACAAGGGCCAAGGGTGGCTCTAAAGGAAATGAGAGAGCATGGATTAAACTCTATCCTTGTTACAGAAAAAAGAAGGCTTATAGGTGTCGTTCATATTGATGATGTTTACAAAGCTATTGAAGAAGGTAAAAAAGAGCTAAATGGAATTATAAAAAAAGATGAAGTTAAAACTGTTTATCCAGAAACTAGTATTCAGGACTTAATTGAAGTTACAGCAAGCGATTCGCTACCAACAGCAGTAGTAAACGATGAAAATAAGTTATTAGGAGTAATAGTTAAAGGCAGTGTTTTAGAGGCCTTAATCCCAGAAAGGGGTGAAGCAAATGATTCCTAGAATTCCAATGGGAGAAGCGGCTGTTTGGTTTGAAAATTTCCTCGTAGATAATTTTGATTTTTTATTTAGCTTTATTAGAGATGTAGTAAACTCTATAGTAGGTTTTATACAAAATATGCTTCACTTGCCTGTCTATTGGGTAGCTATTGCAATTGCTTTAGTAGCAATATTACACTTAAATAAAAAAACGCAAATTTCAAGTTTGACATTAGGGAGTATAAAATTAAACAAAATTTCAGCTTCTATTTTATACGTAGTTCTAACAGCAATTCTTTATATAGTGCTAAACTTGTTTTTAGCAAGTTATATTGCCGTTAATATAGCAGCTTTAGCTTTACTATTTATGGTTACAAAGTCAACAACAATTGCTGCAATTCAGGTTTTATCGTATGGTGCAGCTTTTTTAATAGCAACCTTGGCTCCTGAAGTTTCATCACCTTTTATGTTTGCAGCTTTTATAGCTTACTTATCTTATGTTCTTTCCGGCAAAGGTGTAGCAATTTTTGCTGGTTTAGGAATACTGCTGATAAATAATATTAATCTTTGGTCTGAAACAGTAGAAACACTTTCCCTTATATTGACGTCGACTCTTTTGGCATTGCTAATTTCAATACCTTTAGGTATTCTAGCTGCAAAAAATGACAGGGTTGATGCAATATTGAGGCCAATTCTTGACTTTATGCAAACAATGCCGGCCTTTGTATATCTTATTCCAGCTGTTGTTTTGTTTGATATAGGTTATACACCGGCAGCAGTGGCAACTATAATTTTTGCTATGCCGCCAGCCATAAGGCTAACAAACTTGGGTATAAGGCAAGTACCTCAAGAGTTAGTAGAAGCTGGTAAAGCATTCGGCTCCACGCCAACACAAATGCTGTTTAAAATACAGCTTCCTCAGGCGATGCCTACAATCATGGCTGGAATAAACCAGTGTATAATGTTATCACTTTCTATGGTAGTTATAGCATCTATGATAGGTGCAAGAGGATTGGGAAGTGTGGTTATGCGTGGTGTAAGTCAGCTAGAAACAGGGGTAGGCTTCGAAGGAGGAATAGCTGTTGTAATAATTGCTATCATACTAGATAGACTTACCCAAGGGGTAAGTAAGTAAAAAATAGATTTAAAAATTTCAAGGAGGTTTTAGTTTTATGTTTAAAAGAAAAGGGTTAACATTATCTTTGATGATTGTTTTAATTGTTTCGCTTGTAGCTGTAGGCTGTGGCGATGGAAATGGAGAAGGAGAAGTACCAGGAGATGCTTCAGAAGAGTCAGTAGTGGATAAGTTTGATGGACAAATTACAGGCATTGACGCTGGTGCAGGAGTTATGGGTGCCGCTGAAGATGCAATTGAAGAATATGGTTTAGATATGGAACTGGTTGAAAGCAGTGATGCTGCAATGACAGCAAGCTTACAAAGAGCTTATGAAAATGAAGAGTATATTGTAGTTACTGGCTGGGCTCCTCACTGGAAATTTGCAGATTTTGATTTGAAGTTTTTAGAGGATCCAAAAGAAGTTTTTGGTGGAGAAGAAACAATAAACACAATAACAAGGAAAGATTTTGCTGCTGATCATCCAGAAGTAAATCAGTTTTTAGAAAACTATTATTTATCACCAGAAGAGCTAGCTAGCGCTATTGGAATGATGGAAGAGATTGATGATAGAGATGAAGCAGCACAAACATGGATTGAAGAAAACCAAGATTTAGTTGATGGTTGGTTAGAAGGAACAGAGCTTAATGGTTCTGGTGAAGTGACTATCACTTATGTTGAATGGGCTTGCGCAACAGCTAGTACCTATGTTGTAAAAAATATTTTAGAAGATGCAGGTTACGATGTTGAGGTAGATGCCCTTCAAGCTGGAGCTATGTGGCAAGGAGTTGCTTCAGGAGCTGCTGACTTTTTACTAGCTGCCTGGTTGCCAGGGACACATGAAAGCTATTACGAAGACTATAGTGACGAAGTAGTGGATTTAGGACCTAACTATGAAGGAGCAGCAATTGGTCTTGTGGTTCCTGAATATGTTGAAATAGACTCTATTGAAGATTTAGTAGAATAAGTAATTGAATAGCTCAAAAAGGATCGGCTGATTGCCGATCCTTTTTTCGTTAATATAATTAATAATTTTACAAAGTCTTAAAAAGTAGTTAAAAAAGTTGAAAAAATCATTTTTTATGGTATAATATTTTCTTAATAACTAAAAAAGAATTTTGCCCCGTATAATCATCGGAATTGGCTGGTGAGTTTCTACTGAAGAACCAAAATTCTTCTGCTACGAGGGTGTAGGACTCCTATACCCTCATTAGACTCTTGTTAGCCTAATGGGGTTTTATATTAAAAAGGAGTGACGTAAATGAAAGAAAAATTTATTCCAATGGATGG
This genomic interval from Proteinivorax tanatarense contains the following:
- a CDS encoding glycine betaine ABC transporter substrate-binding protein, whose translation is MFKRKGLTLSLMIVLIVSLVAVGCGDGNGEGEVPGDASEESVVDKFDGQITGIDAGAGVMGAAEDAIEEYGLDMELVESSDAAMTASLQRAYENEEYIVVTGWAPHWKFADFDLKFLEDPKEVFGGEETINTITRKDFAADHPEVNQFLENYYLSPEELASAIGMMEEIDDRDEAAQTWIEENQDLVDGWLEGTELNGSGEVTITYVEWACATASTYVVKNILEDAGYDVEVDALQAGAMWQGVASGAADFLLAAWLPGTHESYYEDYSDEVVDLGPNYEGAAIGLVVPEYVEIDSIEDLVE
- a CDS encoding quaternary amine ABC transporter ATP-binding protein translates to MSNKLVVKNLYKIFGKKPHRGVKLIEQGKSKEEILRENRLTVAVNNANFSVKKGEVFVIMGLSGSGKSTLVRCLNRLLEPTDGEVLLDGKDISKLSPAELREIRRKSMSMVFQNFALLPSRTVLANVEYGLEVQNIPKEERESKALKALKQVGLSGYEHNLPSQLSGGMQQRVGLARALANDPDILLMDEAFSALDPLIRADMQDELLELQEEMQKTIIFITHDLDEALKIGDRILLMKDGKSVQVGTAEEILSNPANDYVRRFVQGVNRSEILTAADVMAKPFTTVGGTQGPRVALKEMREHGLNSILVTEKRRLIGVVHIDDVYKAIEEGKKELNGIIKKDEVKTVYPETSIQDLIEVTASDSLPTAVVNDENKLLGVIVKGSVLEALIPERGEANDS
- a CDS encoding ABC transporter permease; translation: MIPRIPMGEAAVWFENFLVDNFDFLFSFIRDVVNSIVGFIQNMLHLPVYWVAIAIALVAILHLNKKTQISSLTLGSIKLNKISASILYVVLTAILYIVLNLFLASYIAVNIAALALLFMVTKSTTIAAIQVLSYGAAFLIATLAPEVSSPFMFAAFIAYLSYVLSGKGVAIFAGLGILLINNINLWSETVETLSLILTSTLLALLISIPLGILAAKNDRVDAILRPILDFMQTMPAFVYLIPAVVLFDIGYTPAAVATIIFAMPPAIRLTNLGIRQVPQELVEAGKAFGSTPTQMLFKIQLPQAMPTIMAGINQCIMLSLSMVVIASMIGARGLGSVVMRGVSQLETGVGFEGGIAVVIIAIILDRLTQGVSK